CCAACTTCGACCACAACTACGTGTCGGAGGGAAGCCCGCCCCGGGAATGGGCGGAGCGGCTCTACGACGTTCGCCGGTGGACTCCGATGCCGAGCGGCGGGCACTTCGCCGCCGCCGAGGAGCCCGAGCTCCTGGCGCGTGACATCGCGGCCTTCTTCGCGGAAATCTGATGCCGAAGTGCGGATCGTCGTGAGGAGGGGATCGAGCATGCTCATGGAAGTCGGGCATGTCGAAGCGCTTTTCCGGTATCCGGTGAAGTCCATGGCCGGCGAGCGTCTCGAGGTCGCCGAGCTGGGCTGGCACGGCCTCGAGGGCGACCGACGGCTGGCATTCCGGCGGATTGATGACCGCAGCGGGTTGCCGTGGCTGACGGCAAGCAAGCTTCCCGACCTGCTCCTGTTTGCCCCGCACCGCCGTGAAGACGGTGCTCGGGGAGACCTTCCGACGCATGTTCGCACGCCGGACGGCGAGGAGACGACCGTCTTCGGGGAGGAGCTGGCCACGGAGGTCGGACGCCGGTTCGGGGCTCCCGTGCAGATGATGCAGTTGAACCAGGGAATCTTCGATGAAGCGAGCGTCTCCGTGATCGCCGTCGACACGGTGCGCGAGATTGGGCGACTCGCGGGGCGGAGCCTGGACATGCGGCGATTTCGCCCGACCGTCGTCGTTCGATTACTCCGACCGGTTCCCTTCCAGGAGGACGAGTGGGTGGGCGGCGTGCTCTCGTTCGGCGAGGGGAACGACGCCCCCGCCATCGCCGTCACGATGCGCGACGAACGCTGCTCGATGGTGAACCTCGACCCCGACTCGGCAAGTCCTGCCCCGGAAGTTCTGAAAGCCGTCGTTCGTGCGAACCAGAACAACGCGGGGATCTACGGCACCGTCACCCGCATCGGCCGGCTGGCGGTCGGACAGACGGTATTCGTCCGCGCGGAGGACGGGAACGACGAACGTGGGTGAACGGAGACGCGTCGGGCCGACCGGGATCGACGGCTAGAATCGCCGAAGAAGGAGGATAGATCATGCCGAACACGATCCGACTGCACCGGGTGCTTCGGGCAGCGCCCGAGAGGGTCTACCGCGCGTTCCTGGACGCCGACGCGATGGTCAAGTGGCTTCCGCCGAACGGATTCACGGGAAGGGTTCACGAGATCGACGCGAAGGTCGGCGGCCGCCACCGGATGTCGTTCACGAATTTCACGAACGGGCAGAGCCACTCCTTCGGCGGAAAGTATCTCGAGCTCGTCCCGAACGAGCGCATCCGTTACACGGACGAGTTCGACGATCCGAACCTTCCGGGGGGGATGGAAACGACCGTCGGCCTGAAGAAAGTGTCGGTCGGAACCGAGGTCGCAATCGTGCAGGAGGGCGTTCCCGACGCGATTCCTCCCGAAGCGTGCTACCTCGGCTGGCAGGAATCGCTGATGCTGCTGGCGAAGCTCGTCGAAGCGGAAATCCCGGAATAAGCGCGGCAGGTGAACGTCGTGGGGCGACTGATCGTCAGCACGTTCTCGATCTCGATCGACGGCTACGGCGCCGGGCCGAACCAGGATCTCCAGAACCCGCTCGGCGTCGGCGGCGAAGAGCTGTTCTCCTGGTTCTTCCACACGCGCACGTGGCAGCGAATGCACGGAAACCCCGACGGCGAAACGGGCGTGGACGACGATCTCGCGGCGAAGGGGTTCGAAGGGATCGGCGCCTGGATCCTCGGGCGGAACATGTTCGGCCCCGTGCGGGGCCCGTGGCCGGACGAGAGCTGGAGAGGATGGTGGGGAGACGAGCCGCCGTACCACACGCCGGTCTTCGTCCTGACGCACCATCCGCGGACGCCGCTCCCGATGAAAGGCGGCACGGAATTCCGGTTCGTCACCGGCGGGATCGAAGCCGCGCTCGCGGACGCGAATGCCGCGGCCGGCGGGAAGGACGTCCGGCTGGGCGGCGGCGTGTCGACGATCCGGCAGTATCTGCGCGCGCGGCTGATCGACGAATTGCACCTGGCGATCTCGCCCGTCCTGCTCGGCAGCGGGGAGCACCTGCTGAGCGGGATCGACATGCCCGCGCTGGGGTACGAATGCGCGAAGCACCTGCCGGGCGTGCGCGCGGCCGCCCACGTCGTGCTGCGAAAGCGAGGGTGACGCCTGGAACGAAGGAGAGACAAGATGAAGCTCGTCCATTGTACGACCGTGGTCCTGCTCGTTTCCCTGTTCTCCGCACCGGTCCTTCTCGCGGCAGAGGGGAATTCCTCCGCCGGGACGCGACGAATCCGGGTTTCGATGCCTCCGACATCGGTAACGGCAAGATCGGCTGTCTCGAGATCCCCGCTGTGGACGTGAAGGAAGCGACTCCCCGCGGCCTGATCGCCGCGGGAGTCGCGCTGCTGGCGCTCCTCGTCCTGTCGGGTCTTCACCCGCGCGACCGGACGACGTGGTGGCTCGAGATCGCGCCGATCCTGATCGCGCTGCCGGTCCTCGCCGCCACGCACCGGCGGTTTCCGCTGACGCCTCTCGTCTATTGCCTGATCTTCGTGCACGCGGTGATCCTGATGGCCGGCGGCGCGTACACGTATGCCCGTGTCCCCCTCGGCTTCTGGCTGAAGGCGGTGCTGCACACGGCGCGCAACCCGTACGACAAAGTCGGGCACTTCGCCCAGGGCTTCGTTCCCGCGCTCGTCGCCCGGGAGGTCCTCGTGCGGGGACGGTACGTCCGCACGCGCGGCATGCTGGCGTTCCTCGTGCTCTGCGTCGTTCTGGCGATCAGCGCCGGCTACGAGCTCGTCGAATGGCAATCGGCGGTGCTCCTCGGCCAGGGCGCCGACGCGTTCCTCGGGACCCAGGGCGATCCCTGGGACACCCAGTCGGACATGGCGTTCGCTCTCCTGGGGGGCGTCTGTTCGCTGCTCCTGCTCTCGCGGGTCCATGACCGCCAGATCGCGGGCCTCGAAGAGAAGCGGGCGGGGGTCTGACGTGACCGGGGGCGGCGTTCGGTCCCGGCCCCGCGCGGTTCTCGCGGGTCGCCGATCTCGAGCGGAGGCGTGATGCGATCCGAGAAGCCCGAAGGGATGCGCGTACTCGCGGGGGTCGCCGCCGCGGCGGGAGCCGGCGCCTCGCTCGTCCTGATGCTTCGGGCCGGACATCGCAACCCGTCCCGTCTCCTGATCCTCCTCTTCGTGGTTTGGGTGCTGTCGCCGTTTGCGGCTCTCGTGTGGGCCGGCCGGATTTCGACGCGCTGGTCCGGCGCCGCCCGGGCGATGCTGTACGGACTCGTGCTGATCCTCGCGGCCGGTTCGGTCCTGGTGTACGGGAACGTGATTCCCCGGCCGCCGGGAACCAAGCCCGCTTTCGTCTTCCTGATGGTTCCCCTGGCGTCCTGGCTGCTCATCGCGGCGGCCGCGGCGCTGGGGGCGCGAACGTCGCGCCGGCGCGGCGACGGCGCCCGCCTCTCTGAGCGCGGGATCGGCGTCGTTTGCGAGCGGTTAGAATCCCGGCCATGAACGACCGCGAATTCCGTCTCGGCGACGGGGTGGCGCTGCTCGAACGGACGCCCGCGAGCCTGCAGGCGCTCGTTTCGGGGCTACCCGTGACGTGGGTGCGCGCCACGGAGGGGGAAGGCACCTGGTCGCCGTACGACGTGATCGGCCATCTCATTCACGGCGAGCGAACCGACTGGATCCCGCGGGCGCGGCACATCCTCGCGGACGAGAAGCGGCCGTTCGATGCGTTCGACCGGACGGCCCAGTTCACGGAGAGCGAAGGCCGGGGCATCGAGGAGCTGCTCGCGACTTTCGCCGAGCTTCGGCGGGAGAATCTCTCCATACTCCTCGGGATGAACCTGACGATCGCGGACCTGAGCCGGACGGGACGGCATCCGGAGCTCGGCGAGGTCACGCTCGGCCAGTTGCTCGCGACATGGGTCGCGCACGATCTGGATCACGTGAGTCAGATCGCCCGGACGATGGCGAAGGTGTACGGCGACGCCGTCGGGCCGTGGAGCGCTTACCTGTCGATCCTGCGGGATCGGCCGCGCGCGTGATCCGCCGGCCCCCGAAAACCGGCGCCGAGCTTAGAAAGGGGAGTACCGATGGACATTCTCGACGCCGTCGGAAACACGTCGATGGTCCGCCTCCGCAAGATCGTCCCGCCGGGATGCGCGGAGGTCTTCGTGAAGCTCGAGTGGGAAAACCCGACCGGAAGCCTGAAGGACCGGATGGCGAACGCGGTGATCTCGCGAGCGGAGGAGGACGGCCGGCTCGGGCCCGGATACAGGGTCGTCGAATACACCGGCGGGAGCACCGGCACGTCCCTCGCCTTCGTTTGCGCCGCCAGGGGGTACCGCACCCGGATCGTCACCTCCGACGCGTTCAGCCGCGAGAAGCGGGATCACATGGCGGCGCTCGGGGCCGAGCTGACGATCGTTCCGAGCGAGGGCGGCCTCACCACGAAGAGCCTGATCCTGGAGATGATCGAGACCGCCCGCGGATTGAGCCGGGAGCCCCGCACCTTCTGGACCGACCAGCTCGAGAACCGCGACGCCATCGCCGGGTACCACCCGCTCGGCGAGGAAATCTGGGAACAGACGGACGGAAAAGTCGACGCCTTCGTCCACGCCGTCGGCACCGGGGCGTCGCTCCGCGGAGTGGCGGCGGCGCTCAAGCGCCGCAGGGCGCGCGTCGCGATCGTCGCCGTCGAGCCCGCCGAATCGTCGGTCCTGCTCGGAGGGCCCCCGGGCCCGCACAAGATCGAGGGCGTCGGGATCGGCTACACGCCGCCGCTCTGGGAACCGGCGCTCGTCGACGAGATCCAGGCGGTGAAGACCGAGGACGCGAAAGAGATGGCGCGGCGCCTGGCGCGCGAAGAGGCCGTCTTCGCGGGCACGTCTTCCGGAGCCAACGTCGTCGCCGCGATCGCCGTCGCGAAACGGCTCGGGGCCGGCCGCACCGTGGTCACTCTGATGGCCGACTCGGGGCTCAAGTACGTCAGCACCGACGTCTATCGAAAATGAACGAAAGGAAAGGGATACCGCTCTACGCGGACCTCCTCGAAAAACGGCCGCCGCTCGAGGCGCTCGAGGCGGCGCCGCGCAAAGTCGCCGATCTCGTCCGCGGATGGGACGAGCGCCGCTGGTCCCTGACGTACGCGCCGGGAAAATGGTCCGCGGCGCAGATCGTCCTGCACCTCGCGCAGGACGAGATCGGCTGGTCGAACCGGATCCGCTTTCTCCTCGCGGTCCCCGATTTCGTCATCCAGCCGTTCGACGGCGCCGACTGGGTCGCGCGAGAGAGCCCGGCCGACGGCCCCGCGGCGCTGGAAGCGTTCGCGGCGCTGCGGCGGCTCGACCTTCGGCTGTACCGCGGCATCACGCCGGCGGAGGCAAAACGTTCTTTCCCCCATCCCGAATTCGGCGAGATCTCGATCGGCTGGATTCTCGGAACGCTCGCGGGGCACGACCTCCACCATCTGCGGCACCTGAAGGCGATCGCGGAGGCGCCGGCGCGGCGGATCCGGCGCCGATGAGCGATCGCCGATCGGCGACCCTCGCTCGCTGGACCGCGATCCCGGGGAAGCTCCGCCGCGCGATCGCCCCTCTCTCGCGCAGAGAGCTCGCGGCGAGAGGGGGATCGGAAGGATGGTCGGTTACCGAGTACGTCCACCATCTCGTCGAGGCGAATCTCGTCGCGTCGTCGATCGTTCTGGCCGCGCTCGGGAATCCCGGATGCGACTACGACTGGTCCTGGCTCGTGCCGGACGCCGGATGGACGAAACGCCTCGGGTACCGCCGGCTGCCGGTCGATCCTGCGATCCGGCTTCTCGAGGCGTTGTGCGCCCACGTCGGCGGCGTCCTCCGGGGGGCTCCGGGCGGAATGCGGCGTCTCGTGCGGCTGCGGGGCTCGGAGAGCGTCAGCCGGAAGACGGTGGAGGGGGTGCTCCGGGAAGAGTGCGATCACGCGGAACTGCATCTCCGGGACCTCCGCGCCGCGGCGGCGAAAGTTAGAATCCGGCGATGATCGATCTCGGCCATCTCTTCGAGAACAACCGGGCGTGGGCGGCCGAGAGGACGCGGGAAGACCCGGACTTCTTCCGGCGGCTCTCGCGCCAGCAGACGCCCGAGTATCTGTGGATCGGCTGCTCCGACAGCCGAGTCCCGGCCAACCAGATCGTCGGCCTCCTTCCGGGCCAGATGTTCGTGCACCGCAACGTCGCCAACCTCGTCTCGCACACGGACTTCAACTGCCTCTCGACCCTACAGTTCGCGGTCGACGCGCTCGGGGTGAAGCACGTCATCGTCTGCGGCCACTACGGCTGCGGAGGCGTGCTCGCCGCCCTTCGCGGCCAGCCGCTCGGCCTGATCGACAACTGGCTTCGCGCCATCGAGGACGTCCGCTCGAAGCATCGCGAGGCGCTCGACGCGCTCGAGAGCGAAGCACAGCGCCACGATCGGCTGTCGGAGTTGAACGTCGTCGAGCAGGTCGCCAACGTCGGCCGCACGACGGTCGTGCGGGAAGCCTGGGCGCGGGGAGCGGCGCTCGCCGTGCACGGCTGGATCTACGACATCCGCGACGGGCTCCTGCGCGATCTCGGAGTCACCGTCGCTTCGGAGGAGGATCTGTCCGAGGCGGCCGTCGCGCCGAAATAGCGCGGGCGGGGGACGGCGGCGGCGCCGGCGCCGTATGATCGGATGATGCGATCGGGCTGGGCAACGCTTCTCCCTTTTCTCGCGGCGTCGGCGGCGACGGCGATCATCGCCGGGCGCTTCCGCCCCGGCGCCTGGTATGCGGCGCTCGCGAAGCCTTCGTGGACGCCTCCGGGCTGGCTGTTTGCCCCCGTCTGGTCGCTGCTGTATCTCGGCATGGCCGTCGCCGGCTGGCTCGTCTGGCGGGCCGGCGGCCGAGGAGCGATCCTTCCGCTGGCGATCTGGGTCGGGCAGCTCGTCTCGAACGCCGTCTGGTCGTGGCTTTTCTTCGGCCTCCACCGGCCGCCCGCGGCGCTCGCCGACATCGTCGTTCTCCTCGTCCTGATCGTCGCATTCGCCGTGACCGCTCGCCCGTTCTCGCGCGGCGCGGCCGGGCTCTTCGTACCGTACGCCGTCTGGGTTCTCTTCGCGGCGTCGCTCAACGCCGAGATCGTGCGGCTGAATCCCTCCGGGTCCTGAATGGCGGCCGCATGACTTCCCGCATCGACGCGCGGCTCGAATCGCTCGCCATCGAGCTGCCCCGCCCGAGCGCGCCGGGGGCGACGTACGTTCCGTTCGTGAGAACGGGGAGCCTGCTCTTTCTCACGGGCCAGCTCTCACAGTGGAACGGCGAGCGCAAGTTCATCGGAAAGCTCGGGCGCGAGTTCAACCTTTCGCAGGGTCAGCAGGCGGCCCGGCTCTGCGCGCTGAACCTCGTCGCCCACGCGCGCGAGGCGCTCGACGGCGACCTCGACCGCATCGTCCGGTGGGTGAGGCTCGGCGGCTACGTCAACTCGTACCCCGAGTTCATGGAGCAGTCGCAGGTGGTCGACGCCGCGTCCGACCTCGTCGTGGAGATCTTCGGCGAGGCGGGGCGTCATGCCCGGATCGCGGTGGGCGTCGCGTCGCTCCCGTACGGGGTCGCGGTGGAGGTGGAAGCGGTCCTGGAAGTGCGATGACCGGGAGAACGGAGTTCATCTCCTCGTGATCCGCGTGAAGCGCGTTTACGAACCGCCGTCGGGGAAGGACGGTTTCCGCGTCCTGGTGGAGCGGCTGTGGCCGCGGGGCGTTTCGAAAGAGCGCGGCGAGATCGACCTCTGGGCGAGGGACGCCGCGCCGAGCCCCGAGCTCCGGATTTGGTACGCCCACGACATCGAGAGATGGCAGGAGTTCAAGCGGCGGTACCTCGCCGAGCTCCGCCGCAACCCGGAGGCTGCGAAGCTCGCCGAGCTCGTCTGTCGAAAAAAGGCCGTCACGTTCGTCTACGCCGCTCGCGACGAGGAACACAACAGCGCGAAAGTGCTCGCAGGCTTTCTTCAAAAGCCGCCCGGCCGGCCCCGGGCTGACCGGCCGCCGTGGTCGGGAAAGGGTCTTGACGGGAGGCGGCAGCGCGGAAAGGCGGGAAGATGACCGACGAATCGACGAGAGCTACCTCGACCGTGGGCGCGACACGCATTGCCGCGCGCTGGCGATCGTGGGCGCCGCAGATACTCGGGGTGGTCCGGATCGTCTGCGCGCTCGTTTTCATGCACGTGGGCAGTGCGAAGCTCTTCGCGGTGCCGGTCGCGATCATGCCGGGAGGAGGGACGGCGCCGGCGGGCTCGCTCGTGTGGGTCGCCGGCGTGCTCGAAGTCTTCGGAGGGCTGCTGCTCCTCGTGGGCCTCTTCACGCGGCCGGTCGCCTTCCTTCTTTCAGGGGAGATGGCGGTCGCGTACTTCCACGGACACGCTCCCGCCGGGTTCTGGCCGGTGCTGAACCAGGGGCAGCCGGCGATCCTCTTCTGTTTCCTCTGGCTCTACTTCTCGTCGGCGGGCCCGGGGGCGTGGAGCCTCGATGCGCTGCGGGAAAAGCGATTCCGACGCGCATCCCGCCCGTCATCCTGAGGAGCGGCGCGACGAAGCCCGGAGCAGATCCTTCGCTGCGCTCAGGATGACAAAGGAAGGGCGATCGCCCTCGGGCAGGCCGACCGGCGCCGTTCCGGCGCTCCCTCGCCCGGCGGGGGCGGCTCGCCGTCTATCGAAGCGGTTCGCTCTACTTCCCGACTCTCGGCATCCTCCCCGGCGTCCACGGCGCTCCGGCTTCGTCGAGCGACCGGTCGAGCTCCGCCAGGTCCTTCGCCCGCCACGTCTCGAAGGCCGCGATCTGCTCGGCGAGGAGCTTCTCGGCGGCCGCCATCTGATCGAGATCGGTCTTCGTCGGAGCGGCGGAAGCCAGACGCAGGTCATCCACGACCTGGTCGATGCGGTCGACGATCGCCGGAGGCGGGTTGAGCGAGGCGAGCTTCGGGTCGCCGCGCAGCGCGTGCCGAATCGCCTCGAGCCGGTCGCGGACGGCGCGATAGCGCTCCTCGAGTCCGTCCGGGGGGCCGGGCGTGTCCTCGATCGCCGCGGGCACCTTTCCGAGATCCGCCCATGCCTGATCGACCGTCTGGAGGGCGCCCCAGCCGGCGCTCTGGAGCGGCCGCAGCCTCGCGAGCGCGCGGTGGAGCGCTTCGCGGTCGGCCGCCGAGAGCGCCGCGTCGGCGTCCGTCCGCACGACGAACGGGCGCCGGGCGCCGACCGCCTCGATTTTTCCGTCCACCCGGAGCGCGAGCCGCGCGGAAAACTTCCCCGGGAGAACGAGGGGACCGGTCGGCGCGGGATAGAAGTCCTCGTTCGATTCGCCGGGACGACGATACGGCGGAGGCATCCGCATGTCCCAGACGACCCGGTGGAAACCCGCCGTGACCGGGCCTTCGATCGTGCGCACGGCGCGGCCCGACTCGTCCCAGACCGTCAGGAGCGCGGCGGCCTTCTCCGATTCCTTCAGCGCTTCGGAGGTCTTCGGGTTCGCGGCGCGGATCGCCTCTTCGAGGCTCATCGCGGGCGTCTCCCTGGCGGCATCCTTCTTTTTCCCGCCGGCGACGGGAGCCGCGGCTTCGAGCCGCTTCTCCGCCTCCTTCCGGCGCTTCTCCGCGGAGTTCTCGATCTCGTCCTTGACGTAGTACGTGAAGACGGCGCCGTACGGCGGGTTGTCGGCGTAGTAGAAGTCGTCCCCCTGGTCTCCCTTCGGTTGGCCGCCGCGCGGACGGCTCGGGAGGTAGAGCCGGGCATTTCCGGCGGCGACGAGCGCCGCTCGTTCGGCGAGCGTGCCGGCGGGCATCTTCTCGATCGGCGAGATGTCGTCGACGACGTAGAAGCCGCGCCCGAAGGTCGCGAGCAGGAGGTCGTGGGTCTCCGGGTGCACGGCGATGTCCTTGACGGCGATCGTCGGCAGCCCGGAAATCTTCTTCCAGTGGACGCCGGCGTCGAGCGAGAAGAAGGCGCCGAACTCCGTGCCCGCGAAGAGCAGGCTCGGATCGAACGGGTCCTCGGCGACGACGGAGACGGGCGAGTCCTTCGGGAGGTCGCCCGCGATCGACTTCCACGTGCGGCCGCGGTCGGAGCTCGCCAGCAGGTGCGGGGCGAAGTCGCGGTTCTTGTGCCCGTCGAACGCGGCGTAGACGAGGTCGTCGGCGTGCGCGGAGGGCGTGACGCGCGAGACGTAGGTCATCTCCGGAACGCCCGGGAATTTGTCGATCGCGCTCCAGTGCGCGCCGCCGTCGCCGCTGACCTGGATCCGGCCGTCGTCGGTTCCCGCGTAGAGGAGCCCCTCCCTGCGGGGAGACTCCGCCAGGGCGGTGATGTTCCCGTAGAAGGAGATCCCCTCGTTCTTCGCGACGGCGTTGCGCCCCCAGAAGCGGCCCATCATCGGGAGCGTGTCGCGGTCGATCCGGCGCGTCAGGTCCGGCCCGAGCCTCTCCCACGAGTCGCCGCGGTCCCGGCTCCGGAACAGGTAGTTCGCGGCGAAGTAGATCGTCCGGTGGTCGTGCGGAGAGACGATGATCGGCGCGTCCCAGTTCCAGCGGTAGGCCTCCTCGCCGGGAGCCGGTTGGGGCACGATCCCGATCTTCCCCCCGGTGCGCGTGTCGAAGCGGACGAGCCCGCCGTACTGGTATTCGCTGTAGACGGTCGTCGGGTCCTTGGGATCGACCTGCGAGAAGAAGCCGTCGCCGCCGACCGTCACGAACCAGTCGGCGTTGACGATTCCCGAGGCGCTGTCGGTCGCCGACGGGCCGCCGACGGTGTTGTTGTCCTGCGTGCCGCCGTAGACGTAGTAGTGGGGCTTCCGGAAATCGAAAGCGACCCGGTAGAACTGCGTGACGGACATGTTCGCGGTGAAGCGCCAGCTCTCGCCGCCGTCGTAGGACTCGTAGATCCCGCCGTCGCACCCGGCCCGGAGATGATCGTCTCGGCGCGGGTCGATCCAGACGACGTGCGTGTCGCCGTGCTTGGCCTTCTCGTTCAAGTGGCGGAAGGTCTTGCCGCCGTCGTCGGAGACGAACATCCCTTCGCCGACGACGTAGACGCGGCCGGCTTCCTTGGGATCGGCCGTGATCTGGCTGTAGTACCAGGGCGTCGGGTTGAGGTCGTTTCTCTTCTCCCACGTCGCTCCGCCGTCGAGCGAACGGAAGACGCCGCCCTTCTTCTCTGAGGCTTCGACGGACGCGTAGACGACCCGTGGATCGGCCGGGGAGACCGAGAGCCCGATGCGTCCGAGGTCGCGCTTCGGGATGCCGTTCATGATCTTGTTCCAGCTCTTGCCGGCGTCCGTCGACTTCCAGATCGCGCTCTCCGGGCCGCCGCCGATGAAGGACCAGACGCGCCGTTCGCGCTGGTACGCCGAAGCGTAGACCGTGTCGGGGTGCTCCGGGTCGAGCGCGACGTCGGCCGCGCCGGTGTGCTCGGAGACGAAGAGGACGTTGTTCCAGCTCTTCCCCCCGTCCTCGGTCTTGTAGACGCCGCGCTCGGAAGTCGGTCCCCAGAGCGACCCCTCCGCCGCGACGTAGACGACGTTCGAATCGCGGGGGTCGATCGCGATGCGCCCGATCCGCTCGGAGCTCTTGAGCCCCACGTTCTTCCAGCTCTTCCCGCCGTCGACGGACTTGTAGACGCCGTCTCCCCAGGAGACGCTCCGCGTGCTGTTGCCTTCGCCGGTTCCCGCCCAGACGACGGCCGGGTCCTTCGGGTCGATCGCGAGCGCCCCGATCGAGAAGACCGGCTCGTGCTCGAAGACCGGCGTCCACGTCACGCCGTCGTTGACCGTCTTCCAGACTCCTCCCGAGGCGAGCCCGGCATAGAAACGGTCGGAGTTCTCCGGGTCGACGGCGAAGGCGACGACCCGGCCGCCGGTCATCGCGGGACCGAGCGACCGCGGGACGAACCCCGAGAAGGGATCGTCCGCGGCGGCCAACGGCGCGGCGGCGGCGATCACGGCGCAGACGAAACGGAGGAACGGCTTCATCGGCTCTCCTTTGTTGCTCCCGCATTCTACGAAAAAACGGCGGACTGCCGCCGCAAGGAGATTCTGCGGGCGGTAGAGCGACCCCGCCCTCGCCCACGTCTTCGTGATGATCGCGTCGGCCCGCGGCGAGGGGCCGATGCGGGCCCAGGGAATCGAGATCGGCGCCGACGACTACCTGGTCAAGCCGGTCGACGTGCCCGAGCTCGTCGCGCGTCTGGCGGCGACCGATCCGCTGACGGGGCTGCCGAACCGACGCTCCTTCGACGCGAACCTCGAGCGCGAGATCAACGGCGCGAAGCGCTACGACGATCCGCTTCGTTCGTCCTGCTCGACGTCGACGAGTTCAAGTCGATCAACGACCGGTTCGGCCACGACGTCGGAGACGAGGTGCTCAAGGAGACCGCCTGCGCGACGCCTGCCGCGCGGGGGACGCCGTCGCGCGGATCGGCGCCGAGGAATTCGGCCTCATCCTGACCCGGACGTCCGTCGAAGGGGCGGGGGCGGTGGGGGAGCGGACGCGCGCGCTCGTCTCCGACCGGGGCATCGCGTCGTCCGCGGGCGTGCTCCGCGTGACGGTCTCGGTGGGCCTCGCCGGCGCCGGAGGGGAGGTCGGTTTCGATGCCACCGGGCTCTACCGCGCCGCGGACGAAGCCCTCTACGCTTCGAAGCGCGCGGGAAGGAACCGGGTCACCGTCCGGTGCTCTCGCGCGCCGAAGCGGCCGCCGAAACCTCCGCAGTAGGAGGCGCGCAAGCCCGATGCTACCGGCGGGCGCGGCGCTTCGACCGCCCGTACCCGCCCGACCCCTCCGACGCGCCCGCAGGCGGCGCCGAAGACGGTGCGACCGCGGCGGGGCGCGGCGCGTGCGCGGGACGGGTCGGCGGACGGTGCGGACCGCGCGGCCCGCGAGGTCCGGCGGAGGCGCGGGGCCGCGTCATCCGAGTCCGAACCTCCGGATGGCGGTAGAGCGCGGGATCGGCGACTTCCGCCGGGATCCGCCGGCCGATCAGTTTCTCGATCGAGTCGAGCGAGAAGACGTACTCCTCGTCGGCGAACGAGATCGCGTCTCCCTCGGCGCCGGCGCGCGCGGTGCGGCCGATCCGGTGGACGTAGTCCTCCGGGTCCTGCGGCAGGTCGTAGTTGATGACGTGGGTGACGCCCTCGATGTGGAGGCCGCGCGACGCGACGTCCGTCGCGATGAGAGCGGACGCCTCTCCGTCCTTGAACTCCTGGAGGATCTTCGTGCGGCGCTGCTGCTTGACGTTTCCCGCGAGCGCGCTCACCGGATAGCCGTTGGCCGACAGCGCGGCGACGAGCTCGGCGGCCGTCGTTTTGCGGTTGACGAAGATGAGCGTCCGCTTCCACCGGTCCCTCTCGAGGAGACCGAGGAGGAGCGGCAGCTTCTCGTGCGTCGGCACGTGGTAGAGCCGCTCGCGAATCCCGCGCGCGGTGACGCGCTCCGGCTCGATCTCGACCCGGACGGCGTCGTTCATGTGCTCGTAGGCGAGCTCCATGACGCGCGGCGAGAGTGTGGCCGAAAAGAGCATCGACTGGCGCCGGTCGAACGGGGGGCACTTGCGGAAGATCTTCCGCAGGTCTCGGATGAACCCCATGTCGAACATCCGGTCCGCCTCGTCGATGACGAGCACCTCGACGTCGCGGAACGAGGTCGCGCCCTGTCCTTCGTAGTCGAGGAGGCGTCCCGGCGTGCCGACCAGCAGGTCGGGATGGAGGCGCAGGGCGTCGCGCTGCTTGCGGTAGTCGATTCCTCCGAAGACGGCGAGGATCGCGAGGCCGGTGTGCGCGCCGAGCTTCTCGGCGTCGTCGCGGATCTGCTGGGCGAGCTCCCGCGTCGGGGCGACGGCGAGGAGACGCGGCCCGCGGCGCGGCTCGGGCGCCGGCTCCCGGAGGAGACGCGTCATCGCGGAGATCAGGAACGCCGCCGTCTTC
The Thermoanaerobaculia bacterium DNA segment above includes these coding regions:
- a CDS encoding TspO/MBR family protein, which codes for MRSGWATLLPFLAASAATAIIAGRFRPGAWYAALAKPSWTPPGWLFAPVWSLLYLGMAVAGWLVWRAGGRGAILPLAIWVGQLVSNAVWSWLFFGLHRPPAALADIVVLLVLIVAFAVTARPFSRGAAGLFVPYAVWVLFAASLNAEIVRLNPSGS
- a CDS encoding RidA family protein: MTSRIDARLESLAIELPRPSAPGATYVPFVRTGSLLFLTGQLSQWNGERKFIGKLGREFNLSQGQQAARLCALNLVAHAREALDGDLDRIVRWVRLGGYVNSYPEFMEQSQVVDAASDLVVEIFGEAGRHARIAVGVASLPYGVAVEVEAVLEVR
- a CDS encoding DUF488 family protein; this encodes MIRVKRVYEPPSGKDGFRVLVERLWPRGVSKERGEIDLWARDAAPSPELRIWYAHDIERWQEFKRRYLAELRRNPEAAKLAELVCRKKAVTFVYAARDEEHNSAKVLAGFLQKPPGRPRADRPPWSGKGLDGRRQRGKAGR
- a CDS encoding DoxX family protein, translating into MTDESTRATSTVGATRIAARWRSWAPQILGVVRIVCALVFMHVGSAKLFAVPVAIMPGGGTAPAGSLVWVAGVLEVFGGLLLLVGLFTRPVAFLLSGEMAVAYFHGHAPAGFWPVLNQGQPAILFCFLWLYFSSAGPGAWSLDALREKRFRRASRPSS
- a CDS encoding glycosyl hydrolase; its protein translation is MKPFLRFVCAVIAAAAPLAAADDPFSGFVPRSLGPAMTGGRVVAFAVDPENSDRFYAGLASGGVWKTVNDGVTWTPVFEHEPVFSIGALAIDPKDPAVVWAGTGEGNSTRSVSWGDGVYKSVDGGKSWKNVGLKSSERIGRIAIDPRDSNVVYVAAEGSLWGPTSERGVYKTEDGGKSWNNVLFVSEHTGAADVALDPEHPDTVYASAYQRERRVWSFIGGGPESAIWKSTDAGKSWNKIMNGIPKRDLGRIGLSVSPADPRVVYASVEASEKKGGVFRSLDGGATWEKRNDLNPTPWYYSQITADPKEAGRVYVVGEGMFVSDDGGKTFRHLNEKAKHGDTHVVWIDPRRDDHLRAGCDGGIYESYDGGESWRFTANMSVTQFYRVAFDFRKPHYYVYGGTQDNNTVGGPSATDSASGIVNADWFVTVGGDGFFSQVDPKDPTTVYSEYQYGGLVRFDTRTGGKIGIVPQPAPGEEAYRWNWDAPIIVSPHDHRTIYFAANYLFRSRDRGDSWERLGPDLTRRIDRDTLPMMGRFWGRNAVAKNEGISFYGNITALAESPRREGLLYAGTDDGRIQVSGDGGAHWSAIDKFPGVPEMTYVSRVTPSAHADDLVYAAFDGHKNRDFAPHLLASSDRGRTWKSIAGDLPKDSPVSVVAEDPFDPSLLFAGTEFGAFFSLDAGVHWKKISGLPTIAVKDIAVHPETHDLLLATFGRGFYVVDDISPIEKMPAGTLAERAALVAAGNARLYLPSRPRGGQPKGDQGDDFYYADNPPYGAVFTYYVKDEIENSAEKRRKEAEKRLEAAAPVAGGKKKDAARETPAMSLEEAIRAANPKTSEALKESEKAAALLTVWDESGRAVRTIEGPVTAGFHRVVWDMRMPPPYRRPGESNEDFYPAPTGPLVLPGKFSARLALRVDGKIEAVGARRPFVVRTDADAALSAADREALHRALARLRPLQSAGWGALQTVDQAWADLGKVPAAIEDTPGPPDGLEERYRAVRDRLEAIRHALRGDPKLASLNPPPAIVDRIDQVVDDLRLASAAPTKTDLDQMAAAEKLLAEQIAAFETWRAKDLAELDRSLDEAGAPWTPGRMPRVGK